The genomic stretch AACTCAAGACTTGACACTATTGGTAATTGAAATAATAAGTCTGTCTCAAGTTCACTAAGTAAACCTGAAAACCTTTACCCATAGAAAAGAAAGATCAGAAATGAGATCTGtttaatactgtatatttttgaATAAAGACAGAGGTCTCTTTAGGAcctatatttataattatacaAGTACTTTTCTTTCAGCTGTGAATAGATGTGTTCCTTGTGTTTAACACAGTAAATCCAATAGAGTTTGGCGTCTATCAATGAGATCTATGGTAACTGTTTTGACAAAGGTgtgaaaaatgttttaaaacaaatgaaaaagtgTTAAGGCATTTGCAAGAGAAGACTTCTGCTGTGCCAAGAATGTGAAGGTGAAGCTCAAGATCAAGTGGATCCTCATTAAGTGTGTCTTAGAAAATGAGAAAAGCTGTAAATAATTGCAGGTACAAAGTCATTATctgctttttcaaatgtttatattattctaataaTTTGTTACTCTTTGTCTTGTATCACAAGATGTTACAGGCCATAAccatacaatatttttttataaaatgtgtcTTATGTAAATCAAAAAGATAATTTCCTGTTGTCCGAAATAGTATCAAGCTAAAGGGTGGacaagtttagctccaaccctaatcaaacataCCTGAATGTAATTTCTATTTCCTGAATATTACTTGGAAatgacattcaggtgtgtttgattagggttggagctaaactttgcagaacagtggccctccaggaccaggaatgcccacccctgagCTAAAGTGACAGTGTTAACAGCATGTAACAGAATTGGGGCCTGTTTCAGTGAGGAGGGTTAACCAACTCTAAGTTAAAACTTGAACTCTGAGTTGACTTACTCTGAGATCGAAATCTTAGAGTTTGTTGGTTTcagaacagctgatctgagttAGTTCAATCGACTTCTAAATAGTTTGACTCTGAGTTAAGCGCATGCACAGGCACTATGAAAAGCCATCAGTAATGGAGCACTGATATTATGATTCGGCAGGGAAACAGCACAGAAAAAAAAAGGTCTGAATCCTTTTTACTACTAAAAACTGAAAGTGCTGCTGCAAGTGTACAGCAACTACgagcatatattttaaataaaagagttGTAAGAGTTGTAATAAACTGATGATTGTACGTTATTGAACCTTATattaattttcatgcagattcAAACCCATGGACAAGAAGAACATGACAGAAGCTAAAAATTTAAATTAGGAATTAGGGGGAAACTAGttacaagtaacgcgcatttcataataatattacttttctaaagtaacgagtaaagtaacatattattttataaatgtacacattaatatttgagtttcttttttaaaaaagtaatgcgagttaatttaaaaataaattaatgtactgaattaaactgaacatattaacataGAATTACGCACTATGTGTgtctgagcgggaacagtttgagtcagaaacggagatggcaggccagagcttgacattttgcgataataaaaaacacctgcaagccTTGAAAGAGTGGCTCTGATGAGTTCATAAGAAATGTAAAGGCAACTGTTCGGATGCAAAAGCATGGCCACAGAGGCAGATGAGTATTGATCTAtggtatttatatatttaaaatgaaacagaaaaatattcataacactgttataaaactatattacagggtattaacatttaacattttaatgacaaattcaatttgtatcagtggtaaaaagtggtcagttacgTTGTCTTGCTAATGTCAAGATGACATGACAAGTTATGTGTTGGTTAAtatcaagttgtcataacaaagaaatttcaaacaatgtcatctttgctttaaaaatgacaaaattcaACGAATggcacttaatgacagttgtcataagcGTGCATAAATCTCCTTTATGTTCATGACATGTGTCATgccatgattatgaaggtgtcatgtcagtcttatgaacaccccttcaagtaaagtgttaccagagCAATAAATAATGACTTGGACACGAAATGTACCTGCAATTATATAATCACCAACATGTGTTTCCTGGGGATCAAACTCACAGCCTTtatgctgctaacacaatgctttacaGGTTAAGCTACAAGAAAACTTCTCTTTAGGTATAAAGGAGTAACCACTAAGCATAAAAACTTTCTCCATGGTAAACTCGGAAAGGTCAAACGCCATCTGAGACAACTAAATAAAGTCTGGGAATAAAGCAGGACAACATTGGTTTCTCAGAATATGATTAAAAAGTTCATTTTGGACAATGAGCTGAACACATATGACGTACTGAAATCTAAACCAAAGCTTAAGGagcataaaaaaagaaacaaattaaGTGGTCAAACATGATTTTATTCCATTTCTGATATATGAGGAACATTGAGatccaaagatttttttaactgTGGCCAATTAATAAATGCCACAGACTCATCTTTTTCAGACACACTGGTGTAGtatgaagtgtgtgtgtgtgtgtgtaggaggTTTGATCCTCCAGTCTTTACATCATCATGCTTTCATTGGGCTGCCGTGGTTAATTAAACAAGTTGCATGCCAATAGAAGAAATCCAGCTGCTGGTTGATATAAAAGAAACGGTGGCCAAAGACAGAACAAGGTGAGTTCAGGAAGGCGCTTCTACCCTGTAAGTCCTTCTCTTATTATTCAGATATCATTAACAATAAATCATTGATTTACAGAAGTGAGAACTTCATTGCTTTATGATAAAGTCAATGCTTTTTTTAATGTAGGCTTTTCGATTCATTGTGATTTTTGAGACTGACTGTTATTACCATGACTGAATCCGCTCTGGTTTCATCTCTCGTGGCACTGCTCTGTGCTCTCCTGCCACTCTGTGCTGCTCAAGGTGAGTGGGATCTTTTATGAATCTCTCCGTTATTGGTAAGGTCTGGTTGAATACTAAAGACAGCATGTGTTGTTGTGCACAGGCAGCTGCAGGGGCAGATGCGGCGAGCCGTTCGCCCGTGGCCAGATCTGCAACTGTGACCACAGCTGTTTTGTCTACGACGAATGCTGCAAGGATTTTGAAGAAGTCTGCACTACCAGTAAGACCcttttttaacaaatcaaagggattttcagtctttatatatttatttatttatttttaattgacaGGTGGCTCATGCAGGGGTCGATGTGGAGAGCCGTTCCTTCGTGGAAGAGAGTGTAACTGTGATTCAGACTGTGTCCTCTATAACACCTGCTGCTCTGACTATCATGCACAGTGTGGTAACAAAGACTTCTTTTCATTTGAAAGTAcagaataggctttatgcccagctgcactacttcctgaacttcagccagctcattgtttcctgtctgccattattggacaaactgattaatccaggtgtgtctgatcattgttgtttgtgactactgaggtcaggcacacctggattaatcagtttgtccaataatggcagacaggaaacaaggagctggctgaagttcaggaagtagtgcagctgggcataaagtaTTGATTATGTTACTATTTTAATTTAGTTTcagattgatttttttttttttcatttttcagaTGCTTTCTCCAATCCACAAGCTGCAAGAAGCTCAATGCTTCACAAACCAACAGGTATTATGTTAATGTGTACCTATTCTTTTCATAATTGTTGTATGATCTGTTCAGCActttgaatgaatgaatctcccCTTAAAAGTTAGACTTTATTGAATTAGCAGCGCAAAAAGTCATGAGTTCGAACCAGAGGAAcacatattaataataattaaaaaaaaatgtataccttataatgcactgcaagttgctttggataaaagtgtctgcttaatgtttaaatgtgaatgaaaaaATGTTTGCTCTACTCAAAAACATCAAAGATTGCAAATCAAAGTGGTTTTCTGAAAAATAGTTTAAATAGTTTCTGTGaatggtttgtttgttttagcTTTTTCCCCCTGCCTAGCTAGTCTAATACCTCTAAATGGATGTCAGTAAAGTATCCTAAACCTTTCTAAACCAGCAAACAGATCAACTAAGAAAGCAAACTATCCTATGCTGGTAATACTGTTTATTCATTAGGGTCAGCACAAATAAAGAAGAACCATAAAGAACCTTAATGTTGTTGGTTTTACAGATTATACGGACCAATGTATGGCATCATGTCTCGCAGCTCAACCAAGCCCAGATCTCCGGATAGATGGTAAGAGAGATAAGTATACAGCGCAGCAGACTTGTGTATTATTTCATGTACAGCACTTGTATGGTTATGTTTTCCCATCAAAGGGTCCAGTGCTCTGAACTCTATGTCTCAAACTGACGCTCCAGCAGTCCTTGCCGGAGCCCCAGTCGCCCTCAGCATTTATGCCCCCATGACCCCGTCTGACGTACCAGGTGACATACTGAGCTtcatacaaattaaatatttccTTAATGTCTCTGAGTTTaacaaatataatatttttatagccACTGGCTCCAATACTTCGGAAGTCCCTCTACCTGACTTAGATCCGACCTCTGGACCTTCTTCCGGGCAACCCCTAATTATTCCTTTACAGGCATCCCTCTCCATCAATGAACAAGGCAATAGCACTCTTGATGACATCACACAGGCAATGGGCGCAAGCACCCCTGCAGGATTAGGTATTGTAGCTGCAATAGCACTTTTGAATTTGTGCACATGCCTGATGTATTCATGTAGCATTTGCAGACTTTCATTAgtgtgttttaaattaaaaaacattttttaaagatgcaAGTTTGAACCCTGACATCTGCAGCAGCCTTCCTATTGATGGGCTGGCAACTCTCTTCAATGGCACCATCATAGTTTTTAAAGGTAATCTTTTCTATGTGTGACTCAGCCTGTAAAAATCCAATCACgaaaaagtcattttatgattgttttctacataaaatcgtACATAATGTAagaaacattctgtgaaaatataaccttaatatctttaatattgactaaagaggtcatgtcaaagattaaaaattgtgtgaaatcaaacttttatgCTTTGAATTTTATTGTGAGACtccagcctggatttcacagacgggtcacatatgttgtttcatttttctttgagtggtcacaaagacattaacattGCAAAGTGATTAAGCAAAATGTTGCCCATCCCAGGTCACTACTTTTGGCTGCTGAATCCCAAGACCAGAAGAGTCGGTCCTGCTCGTAACATCACAGAAGAGCTTGGCATCCCGTCCCCTATCGACACTGCCTTCACACGCTGCAACTGTCAGGGAAAGACCTACATCATCAAGGTACTGACGAAAAAACCTTGTAATGTTGCCGATTATTATTGGATCTTCAAAGCATTTTTGTGAACAGCATTAAACAGTAAGGTTAGACTTTATGATAAGGGTCCATGAATCATACCTGAATGAATTAATTCTTACTTAAATATGAACTAATGATGAGTCATCATTTTATCTATCACGACACACTCATTGGAAAGGTCTGAACCTTTAGAATACatattttaacagtgttttataaaataaattatgtagagagtagggctgggcaaaaaaatagatttttcgattaatcgttttttttttttaaacgtggtcgattcagaatcgattctcaaagagcagaatagacttttttctttcatgtttatttctgcaaacattgaacgaaagattaacgttaatcaaattactagtcttcttcaatagatgtcaccctcttttttgccttgcgcaatgttaccaaggagctagaggcaagcctgtcattcatttattcagtgcttaaa from Paramisgurnus dabryanus chromosome 6, PD_genome_1.1, whole genome shotgun sequence encodes the following:
- the prg4a gene encoding proteoglycan 4a — translated: MTESALVSSLVALLCALLPLCAAQGSCRGRCGEPFARGQICNCDHSCFVYDECCKDFEEVCTTSGSCRGRCGEPFLRGRECNCDSDCVLYNTCCSDYHAQCDAFSNPQAARSSMLHKPTDYTDQCMASCLAAQPSPDLRIDGSSALNSMSQTDAPAVLAGAPVALSIYAPMTPSDVPATGSNTSEVPLPDLDPTSGPSSGQPLIIPLQASLSINEQGNSTLDDITQAMGASTPAGLDASLNPDICSSLPIDGLATLFNGTIIVFKGHYFWLLNPKTRRVGPARNITEELGIPSPIDTAFTRCNCQGKTYIIKGENYWVFENGVMESGYPRLVSKDFGGLTGEITAALSIPALRKRPEIVYFFKKGGVVQKFSYPPGSGPACPGKRSKDSVYAKIRRARQAGNQLSGEINISLKWKGFPTPVTSAVSVPNSRKTEGFDYFVFSWPKVYNIKINGDLPTLAAPASSSSQQNEIRSWLDCP